In Plasmodium sp. gorilla clade G2 genome assembly, contig: PADLG01_00_52, whole genome shotgun sequence, the DNA window tatatgcaCTGATTTCACGATTAGGTTCTTGAGGAAAAGTATTTTCTTCGTttgcttctttttttaaattggttcgtatgataaataatacattctTTAGGATCATTACAcataaatgaaaagaaataatcttttatatatttatgttccATCATCCCATGTAAATCAAAATCAGTATCTTGAgtagtttttattatttctaactgatatttattaaaataatgtatagatattctaatatattacattccATAGATGTGTGTGATCGATCAACTTTCAAGTACGTTtttcttctctttttttCGGAATAGTAAACTGATTCATTATCACACATCATATCAAGAACCTTAAATCGATCAGACATGGAGAACTCTAATATTTTTTGCCaactaaaaaattttatacttTTTGCTTGGAAAtaattgttataatttttaagtgCTAATTTTAATACAGTAAAATGTCCCAAggctataaaaaaaataatatacatatatgtggatatatatatatataatatatatagtatatttatgtatatatatattttattacctATTAGGTGAGGACCCAAATGATTAACCAAACCTAATCCATATTGATTTGTTATATCATCTAAAGCTtccataaaatttatattggAGTTGgtcgtaaaaaaaaaatcatttgtATCCATTACATCTATTTTGTTATCATCCAATATAAGTAATTCTCTTTTAGGTTTTATTCCATGTGACTGTTTCAATATCATGCACTcccatataatatttttaaaacgtGTTAACAAATTAGTAAAAAATTTTTCATGGTCTCCTACAGGACTAGTTTTTCTCTGTGGATCTCCATTGACTGTAAatacattatttaattcatcGAGCGCAGtttttaaatcattattttgtttgtACGAATCTAATGGTATAAGCATTAATTTTATTGTCTTCAAGGTTCttacaataaatatttttttttaattatatctgAAATGTCAGAATTATAAATTTCTATTAATTGTTTTTTCATAAGATGTTCATATTTTACCATATCGGCAAAAGTCGATTGGAGTGTTGGTATAACGTAAGATTCATCGTTCGTATCgcttaaatttttttttttaaatttcgATATATCTAAATTGTTCAGTTTCTTGTTTAAGGAGaggatattttaatttatctttttctaatgattctaaaattaatttttctaatattGTTAAATTCTTATGTAGTTCATCATTTCCAATCATCGATTTTAACTGCTcgatattatcattatattgtaCATTGTGACTACTAGTTACAGTTTCATTGTCATTTTCTTATCATTTATGGAACATATTAccttttcatttaaatataaaatgaatattaggaa includes these proteins:
- a CDS encoding cytoadherence linked asexual protein 3.1, putative yields the protein MIISSNISKFKKKNLSDTNDESYVIPTLQSTFADMTIKLMLIPLDSYKQNNDLKTALDELNNVFTVNGDPQRKTSPVGDHEKFFTNLLTRFKNIIWECMILKQSHGIKPKRELLILDDNKIDVMDTNDFFFTTNSNINFMEALDDITNQYGLGLVNHLGPHLIALGHFTVLKLALKNYNNYFQAKSIKFFSWQKILEFSMSDRFKVLDMMCDNESVYYSEKKRRKTYLKVDRSHTSMECNILEYLYIILINIS